Proteins encoded by one window of Emticicia oligotrophica DSM 17448:
- a CDS encoding TolC family protein, translating to MKINKAFIIICLFLGGEVFAQSTEQVLPKLINQAIEYSPRVKEQQQLLTTGDYRIKVQETGLKPQVSGELSYSRVDPIAQATLPVNGEPRTIQFQPHNNYNASVGASYVIYDWGRFKAGVQKTLLEIQQQGGGIETLKHTLAYQVTQLYYSIVYLQKAIVVQQEQVKLVQENGKIIADRIKSGDALDYDAIQTQVRYKNAEMRVIDLQGQLEKQFIFLSSLIGSDARKLIPANAELQFPYAKSDLQTAYNEAIQNNVDLKYLLSKESILEQEVKISGMSSLPTLAASASVGVRNGYLPDISILRPNSLLGVKLSIPIYTGKRGAYNTQIAKINLDAAKQGTESQKVQISRDLENAYNDIKVANQKKELAASNVFQAEYGLKLAKNRLANGVSTPLEIQAAETGLEEAKFNLLQYDYQALMAKLEIGRLSGVKFW from the coding sequence ATGAAAATCAATAAAGCATTCATAATTATTTGCTTGTTTTTAGGTGGTGAAGTGTTTGCTCAGAGTACTGAGCAAGTGCTTCCGAAACTTATCAATCAAGCCATTGAATATTCGCCACGTGTGAAGGAACAACAACAGTTGTTAACTACTGGTGATTATCGAATTAAAGTACAAGAAACAGGACTTAAACCTCAAGTAAGTGGTGAGTTGAGCTATTCGCGTGTTGACCCAATTGCTCAAGCCACATTGCCAGTTAATGGTGAGCCTCGAACGATTCAATTTCAGCCCCATAATAACTATAATGCCAGTGTAGGTGCATCGTATGTGATTTATGATTGGGGAAGATTTAAGGCAGGTGTACAGAAAACTTTGCTTGAAATTCAGCAACAAGGGGGTGGAATTGAAACATTAAAACATACATTAGCTTACCAAGTTACACAACTTTATTATAGCATTGTTTATTTACAAAAAGCGATAGTTGTGCAACAAGAACAAGTAAAATTGGTTCAAGAAAATGGCAAAATCATTGCCGACCGAATCAAGAGTGGTGATGCTTTAGATTATGATGCGATTCAAACACAAGTTCGTTATAAAAATGCAGAAATGCGTGTTATTGACTTGCAAGGGCAGCTTGAAAAACAGTTTATTTTCCTAAGCTCATTGATTGGTTCTGACGCACGTAAACTAATTCCAGCTAATGCAGAATTACAATTCCCTTATGCAAAATCTGATTTGCAAACTGCTTATAATGAAGCCATTCAAAATAATGTAGATTTGAAATACTTGCTCTCAAAAGAAAGCATTTTAGAGCAAGAAGTGAAGATTTCGGGCATGAGTAGCTTACCAACATTAGCAGCAAGTGCTTCAGTAGGGGTGAGAAACGGCTACCTACCCGATATTTCGATTTTAAGACCAAACTCATTGTTAGGCGTAAAATTATCAATTCCGATTTATACAGGGAAACGCGGTGCATATAATACACAAATAGCTAAAATCAATCTGGATGCAGCTAAGCAAGGTACTGAATCGCAAAAGGTGCAGATTAGCCGTGACCTTGAAAATGCTTATAACGATATAAAAGTTGCTAATCAAAAGAAAGAATTGGCGGCAAGTAATGTATTTCAAGCTGAATATGGTTTGAAATTAGCAAAAAATAGGTTAGCAAACGGGGTAAGCACTCCACTCGAAATTCAAGCAGCCGAAACGGGTTTAGAAGAAGCGAAGTTTAATTTATTACAGTATGATTATCAGGCCTTAATGGCCAAACTCGAAATCGGTCGATTATCGGGAGTGAAGTTTTGGTAA
- a CDS encoding alpha/beta hydrolase, whose product MSVTEIIIGVIVLYLIICLIAYKIQEYFIFKPERLSQDFEFRYDEHFEELFFDMPDGARINGLLFYDLGEETRGLVIYFHGNTRSIKGWAKYAKDFIAHDYDVLMIDYRGFGKSTGKRHEERMYADSQVVYHKMLVRGYDEKNIVIYGRSLGSGFACKLASRNNPKMLILDAPYYSFSHLTSRFLPFLPVSMILRFSIRTDEYIKFVKCHVYIIHGTKDLLIPFRSSVKLAKLAPQKTRLVPIYGGGHNNLPSFPEYHKHLEEILLDRFDLIFDKHIGY is encoded by the coding sequence ATGTCAGTGACAGAAATTATCATTGGGGTAATTGTGCTTTATTTAATTATTTGCTTGATAGCCTATAAAATTCAAGAGTATTTCATCTTTAAACCAGAAAGATTATCTCAAGATTTTGAGTTTCGCTATGATGAACACTTCGAAGAATTATTTTTCGATATGCCTGATGGAGCAAGAATTAACGGCCTATTATTTTATGATTTAGGAGAAGAAACCCGTGGTTTGGTTATCTATTTTCATGGTAATACACGAAGCATAAAAGGTTGGGCAAAATACGCCAAAGATTTCATTGCCCATGACTATGATGTTTTGATGATTGACTATCGAGGCTTTGGCAAGAGCACAGGTAAACGCCACGAAGAACGTATGTATGCCGATTCTCAGGTGGTTTATCATAAAATGCTCGTACGAGGTTATGATGAAAAAAATATCGTTATTTACGGACGTTCGTTGGGCTCGGGTTTTGCCTGTAAATTAGCTTCAAGAAATAACCCTAAAATGCTCATTCTCGATGCACCTTATTATAGTTTCTCGCATCTAACAAGCCGATTCCTACCTTTCTTACCAGTTTCGATGATTCTTCGGTTTTCTATTCGTACCGATGAGTACATCAAATTTGTCAAATGTCATGTTTATATCATTCATGGTACAAAAGATTTACTAATACCGTTTCGGTCAAGCGTAAAATTAGCTAAATTAGCCCCGCAAAAAACTCGCTTAGTTCCAATTTATGGTGGAGGACATAATAACTTGCCATCTTTTCCAGAATATCATAAGCATCTCGAAGAAATTTTACTCGACCGCTTCGATTTAATTTTTGATAAACATATTGGTTATTAA
- a CDS encoding HlyD family secretion protein, producing the protein MENAPKKSFKNYIPRIILLLIVIGAAIYAYQKYQYNQHFETTDNAQIETYTVPVVPRVGGYVNTVNMKDFEEVKKGQLLVDIDDREQQLALVEMEAMYQQMLTDVENARASIKNTNLTIGAAEANLKSTVLRQDKARKDAERDAKLLADNAITKRQADDSKANLDIISAQLDGQKQDISASKSRLDILVANLHKAEAALAVQKAKIEQQKLKLTYSKVYATENGKIGRKSVEPGQFIQPGQTLATIVQDSLYWVVANFKETQISRMAVGQEVKITLDAFPEMELKGKIADFSDATGAKYALLPPDNASGNFVKVTQKIPVKIAIEGVEKLRDKLRAGMSVEAEVKIK; encoded by the coding sequence ATGGAAAACGCACCAAAGAAATCGTTTAAAAACTACATTCCAAGAATTATTTTACTCTTAATTGTAATCGGAGCGGCAATTTATGCTTATCAGAAGTATCAGTATAACCAACACTTCGAAACCACTGATAATGCACAGATTGAAACTTATACCGTGCCCGTTGTACCACGCGTAGGTGGATACGTCAATACGGTGAATATGAAGGATTTTGAAGAAGTAAAGAAAGGACAGCTTTTAGTTGATATCGATGACCGTGAACAACAATTAGCATTAGTAGAAATGGAAGCAATGTATCAGCAAATGCTTACAGATGTAGAAAATGCTCGTGCTAGTATCAAAAATACTAACTTGACAATCGGTGCAGCCGAAGCAAACTTGAAATCAACGGTTTTAAGACAAGATAAGGCAAGAAAAGATGCTGAGCGAGATGCTAAATTATTGGCTGATAATGCTATTACAAAACGCCAAGCAGATGATAGCAAGGCAAATTTAGATATTATCTCAGCTCAACTTGACGGACAAAAGCAGGATATTTCAGCTTCGAAATCTCGTTTGGATATCCTTGTAGCCAATCTTCACAAGGCAGAAGCTGCGTTAGCGGTACAAAAAGCAAAAATCGAGCAACAAAAACTTAAGCTTACCTACTCAAAAGTTTATGCAACCGAAAATGGAAAAATTGGACGTAAGAGTGTAGAACCAGGCCAGTTTATTCAACCGGGTCAAACTTTAGCTACAATCGTGCAAGATTCACTTTATTGGGTTGTAGCAAACTTTAAAGAAACACAAATCAGTCGAATGGCAGTAGGGCAAGAGGTTAAAATCACGCTTGATGCTTTTCCTGAGATGGAATTAAAAGGAAAAATTGCTGATTTCTCTGATGCAACAGGAGCTAAATATGCACTTCTTCCGCCAGATAATGCCAGTGGAAACTTTGTGAAAGTAACACAAAAAATTCCAGTAAAAATTGCCATTGAGGGCGTTGAAAAACTACGTGATAAGTTACGTGCAGGAATGAGTGTAGAGGCTGAAGTGAAAATTAAATAA
- a CDS encoding alpha/beta hydrolase, protein MFKPKYLQIALTFYVILIAGLVLFQRFIVLHPKKLAKDYLYEFPKAEEFYVQVSPEIRLNALRFASQDTVSKGVVLYFHGNADNLARWGEHATEFTQRGYDVVMYDYRGFGKSNGRLDEQNFLYDAQFIFDDLSRRYNPDQIVLYGRSLGCGAAIKVASNNAVKKLILETPYYSLPDVAFSHLPIFPFKYVSEFKVNAYEWLPRVRCDVHVFHGTDDEVVPYKQSIKLLEAANKNLDKTLTTLQGGHHRGLEQFKEYQTKLDELLAK, encoded by the coding sequence GTGTTTAAGCCAAAATACCTTCAGATTGCTCTTACTTTTTATGTAATTTTAATAGCTGGATTAGTTCTTTTCCAGCGTTTTATTGTTCTACATCCAAAAAAGCTAGCGAAAGATTATCTGTACGAATTTCCTAAAGCGGAAGAGTTTTATGTTCAGGTTTCACCCGAAATTCGCTTAAATGCCTTAAGATTCGCTTCGCAGGATACTGTTTCGAAAGGTGTTGTGTTATATTTTCACGGAAATGCTGATAATTTAGCCCGCTGGGGAGAACACGCCACTGAGTTTACTCAAAGAGGTTATGATGTGGTGATGTACGATTATAGAGGCTTTGGCAAAAGTAATGGGCGTTTGGATGAACAAAATTTCTTGTATGACGCTCAATTTATTTTTGATGATTTAAGTCGTCGATACAATCCAGACCAAATCGTACTTTACGGACGTTCGCTGGGTTGTGGAGCAGCTATTAAAGTTGCGTCAAATAATGCAGTAAAGAAGCTTATCCTCGAAACTCCATACTATAGCCTTCCTGATGTAGCATTTAGCCATTTACCAATTTTTCCGTTCAAATACGTATCAGAATTTAAAGTAAATGCCTACGAATGGCTTCCTCGTGTAAGATGTGACGTGCACGTTTTTCATGGAACTGATGATGAGGTTGTGCCTTACAAACAAAGTATCAAACTACTTGAAGCAGCAAATAAAAACCTCGATAAAACCCTCACTACTTTACAAGGAGGGCATCATCGAGGCCTTGAACAATTTAAAGAATATCAGACTAAATTAGATGAGCTCTTAGCTAAATAA
- a CDS encoding DHA2 family efflux MFS transporter permease subunit, with translation MEHTVTTKIPTGAARFVIVLTTVTAAVMELLDTTIVNVALNQMAGSLGATIEDIAWVITSYAIANVIVIPMTGFLGEYFGRKNYYLGSMILFGIASYLCGNSGSLWELVLWRFIQGIGGGALLSTSQAILFDAFPGKERGMASGLFGMGIVLGPTLGPSLGGYIVDNYTWGDIFFINVPICIVATLLTILYIPKKEGEGKNKANIKIDYFGIILLIIGIGSLQYILEKGESKDWFESREISIMALVALLGIVGFISRELNTDHPVVNLRVFGNRNFAFSSIFVLVSGVGLFTSVFVYPVMVQRINGFTPYETGLSLFFPTLTILPLFPILGRVMSSGVSPIPFVISGILIFAFFGFYSGTATADMNRWDFYPIQVLRGLGTVMLQLPLINASVAGLKPNEFGAGISLTNMIRQLGGAFGIALANNYVAIQYAQHRSDLVANYTPNNPLFLEKFNAIKMGFLARSGDISQATAQAYRQLELMLDRQSYYLAYLDTFRIVAVFFLCVLPLVTLLRTKKKSAEEIAAANKATSEAH, from the coding sequence ATGGAACACACAGTAACTACTAAAATTCCTACTGGTGCTGCACGGTTTGTAATCGTGCTGACAACAGTAACCGCTGCTGTAATGGAGTTGCTCGATACAACGATTGTAAACGTAGCACTTAATCAGATGGCTGGTTCTTTGGGGGCAACAATTGAGGATATTGCATGGGTAATTACCTCTTATGCCATCGCCAACGTAATTGTCATTCCGATGACTGGCTTTTTGGGTGAATATTTTGGCCGAAAAAACTATTATTTAGGCTCGATGATACTTTTTGGGATTGCTTCCTATCTCTGCGGAAATTCTGGTTCTTTATGGGAGTTAGTTCTTTGGCGATTTATACAAGGTATCGGAGGGGGAGCATTATTATCTACATCGCAAGCCATTTTATTTGATGCTTTTCCCGGAAAAGAACGAGGAATGGCGTCGGGTTTATTTGGTATGGGTATCGTATTAGGACCAACACTCGGGCCAAGTTTGGGTGGATACATTGTAGATAATTATACTTGGGGCGATATTTTCTTTATCAATGTACCTATTTGTATTGTAGCAACGCTACTTACCATATTATATATTCCGAAAAAAGAGGGTGAAGGGAAAAACAAAGCCAATATCAAGATTGATTATTTCGGAATCATTTTACTGATTATTGGCATTGGTTCACTGCAATATATCCTTGAAAAAGGAGAGTCGAAAGATTGGTTTGAGTCGAGAGAGATTTCAATCATGGCTTTGGTAGCTCTATTAGGTATCGTTGGATTTATCAGTAGAGAATTAAATACCGACCATCCAGTAGTTAATCTACGAGTGTTTGGTAATCGAAACTTTGCTTTTTCTTCGATATTTGTTTTGGTATCGGGCGTCGGTTTGTTTACTTCCGTTTTCGTTTATCCAGTAATGGTTCAACGAATCAATGGTTTTACACCCTACGAAACAGGTCTTTCATTGTTTTTTCCAACACTTACGATTTTGCCACTTTTCCCAATTTTGGGTAGAGTTATGTCATCGGGGGTATCTCCGATACCATTCGTAATTTCTGGAATTTTGATTTTTGCCTTTTTCGGATTTTACAGTGGGACTGCTACTGCCGATATGAATCGTTGGGATTTTTATCCTATCCAAGTTTTGCGTGGTTTAGGCACAGTAATGCTCCAATTGCCACTCATTAATGCTTCGGTGGCAGGTTTGAAACCCAATGAATTTGGGGCGGGTATCTCACTGACAAATATGATTCGTCAGCTTGGTGGTGCTTTTGGTATTGCTTTGGCCAATAACTATGTGGCTATTCAGTATGCTCAGCACCGCTCTGATTTGGTAGCCAATTATACGCCCAATAATCCTTTATTTTTAGAGAAATTCAATGCGATAAAAATGGGTTTTTTGGCTCGTTCGGGAGATATTTCTCAAGCAACAGCTCAAGCATATCGACAATTAGAATTAATGCTCGACCGCCAGTCTTATTACTTGGCTTATTTAGATACTTTCAGAATTGTGGCTGTATTTTTCTTATGTGTTTTACCATTAGTAACACTTTTAAGAACTAAGAAAAAATCAGCAGAAGAAATTGCAGCGGCCAACAAGGCTACTTCTGAAGCACATTAA
- a CDS encoding MarR family winged helix-turn-helix transcriptional regulator, with amino-acid sequence MNEELYAEVAALKANKTRLLGKLLNRTYRYMSDLASDYLKGTDFTGFRVGHIVALVQIDLSGTNINSLAAAAGMTKQGMSKIVKELQEDGYVNVEKDPTDARALVVKYTEKGLHAMLEWRNCTNFINQKFGETLGKEKLETLKDLLGELVQEYENNYCNSSKEVTKELMKKKWKK; translated from the coding sequence ATGAACGAAGAGTTATATGCCGAGGTTGCTGCATTAAAAGCAAACAAGACACGCTTGCTGGGAAAATTACTCAATAGGACTTATCGCTACATGAGTGATTTGGCAAGCGACTATCTTAAAGGCACCGACTTTACGGGCTTTCGAGTAGGGCATATTGTTGCATTAGTGCAAATAGATTTAAGTGGTACAAATATTAATTCCTTAGCTGCAGCTGCTGGCATGACCAAGCAAGGCATGAGTAAAATCGTAAAAGAACTTCAAGAAGATGGCTATGTAAACGTTGAAAAAGACCCCACAGATGCCCGTGCCCTTGTGGTAAAATATACAGAGAAAGGGCTTCATGCCATGCTTGAGTGGAGAAATTGCACTAATTTCATTAACCAAAAATTTGGTGAGACTTTGGGTAAAGAAAAACTCGAAACGTTAAAAGACTTACTCGGTGAACTAGTACAAGAGTATGAAAATAATTACTGCAATAGCTCAAAAGAAGTGACAAAAGAGCTAATGAAAAAAAAGTGGAAAAAGTAA